The genomic region TCAGGAGTCGGCCTTCGTGAGGGGCGTCACAACAGTCCGGTACCCTGACAGCGCCCATAACTGGGGCTGTGCCACGGATATTGTCCACGGCCTCAAGCACTGGGGTCTAACGCCAAAGCAATGGTCGATAGTCGGCCATATCGGCTTTGAAATCGCCCATCAAAGGGGCTTCAAGCTCGTTTGGGGCGGGGATGATCCCGGCGTCAATGACGCCTTTGATTGGGACCCTGCCCATTGGGAACTCGCCGACTGGCGCGCGCATATGATTGCGCGATGAACTCGGCCTGCTGGCTTGGCACCCTTGGTGGCCTAGCAGTCTGGCCGATGGTGCGGACCCTGTTTTGCTCGAAGTAGCTAAAAACAGGGTCCGTCACCGCACACACCTTCTTGTCCCCATGTGCAATTAGTGACACCCGACAACTCAGGAAAGTCAATCATGTGCAAAGCACCTCAAACTCTTGCTGACGGGACGGTTGTTGGGTGTCGCAATTGCTCGCAATGCTTTGGCCGCTCCGTCGATGACTGGACGGGCCGATGCATTGCGGAAAGTAAGTTTGCCAGCGCTCCCTTTTTCGTAACGCTGACCTATGGTCGCGATGAAAACGGCAACTCGGATCATCTCCGTGCTGCGCTGCTGACTTACTCTGATGTCCAGAAATATTTCAAACGGCTGCGGAAGCATGGCTTCCCTGCCCGGTATTTCGCTGTGGGCGAATACGGCTCCACCAAGGGCCGCGCTCACTGGCATCTCTTAATCTTCTGGCAGGGTCCTGTTCCGGCTCACCAGCCGTCCACGCGCGCCGATCCGGTGCGCTTCAATCAAGAACATTGGGAGCTTGGCTTCTCGACGTGGGAACCACTCGGTCGCTCTGCCGAAGATACTGCCGCCGCTGTCCGGTACGTCTGCAAGTACCTCAATAAGGACCTCGGCGGCCCAGAACGACAGGCGCTCTGCCGCATGTCCAAAAAGCCGCTGCTTGGCGCTTCATGGCTCCATGAGCGCGCGCGGCTCCATGTCACTCAGGGCATTGCTCCGCTTGACCTGTACTACAGCTTCCCGGGCGTCCAAGCTTTTGACGGTAGTCCCAAGCGCTACATGCTGCGTCCGGGGTCTGCTGCTGCTGACCTGTTCTGTCAGTCCTTTAATGACCAATGGGCGGCTATGTACGCCTGCTCTCCGCTCTATGCCCGTCGCAAAATCTTGCGCGGACCGAAAGGTAATCAGCGGTTGGTCGAAGAAAGCCAGATCGTTGGCTTCAAGGGCGATGGTCGCCCGCCCCCTCCGTCCGATCTCATGGATGAGTACGGCGATAGGGTTCTCCGTAGCTACGAAGGAAAAATAGAATGGCTTCTAAAGGACGAAAAAAAACTGGAAGAGTATCGCGACCGGATCCGGGCAAAGTACTGGAGTCCCGTGTACGGCGCGGGGTTCAATCTCTACCCGCCGCATCTTCAAGGGTAGGTCTCTCCCTCTCTTCCCCTCCCAAGCCAAAAACCGCCCTTCCCGCGCGGAATCTCCTGCGGGAAGAAATGTCCAGGCGGATGGCTGTGGGGCGTGCGGAGCACGCCAGTCGCGTAGCGGCTGGGTTCTTAGCACCTAACGAAAGTGGCAAACGCCGCCATTCGCGGCTCAATATCTCGGCTCTGGCCCCATCAAAAAAGCACCCTGATCCGTTGCCGGGTAAAAAACCCGTCGATGTCAAAAAATCGCGCGACGATCTCCTGCGGTGCAAAAAAAGGCCTGAGCCAAAAAAAGACCGCCGCTCACTTGGTGGCGGCGGTTCATCAAAACGCTTCGTGCCATGGTGCTAGTGCGGTGGGGCCTGCCCCACCCATGCGAACGCCACTATGATCGCCATGATCCAAAACACTAGTTTTCTCAGGTGGTGTTCTAGCATCGCTCTACCTCAACTTATGCAGTCGCCCGGACATGGTATTCCGTGGCGAACCTACTTCCAAGCCCGGCGCTGCCCTCAGCATCTCGATCAGCTGTAGCAGCGCCGGTAGTTGGTGCTCGTGCACCCACCCTGCCGCTTGGACAAGACCGTTGTGCTTCTGGCGCTTACGCCATGCGGCTTGCCGCTCTGCACTGGTCTTACTGTGGTACTGGATTTCGGCTTCCACCCTTGTT from Mesorhizobium shangrilense harbors:
- a CDS encoding rolling circle replication-associated protein, encoding MCKAPQTLADGTVVGCRNCSQCFGRSVDDWTGRCIAESKFASAPFFVTLTYGRDENGNSDHLRAALLTYSDVQKYFKRLRKHGFPARYFAVGEYGSTKGRAHWHLLIFWQGPVPAHQPSTRADPVRFNQEHWELGFSTWEPLGRSAEDTAAAVRYVCKYLNKDLGGPERQALCRMSKKPLLGASWLHERARLHVTQGIAPLDLYYSFPGVQAFDGSPKRYMLRPGSAAADLFCQSFNDQWAAMYACSPLYARRKILRGPKGNQRLVEESQIVGFKGDGRPPPPSDLMDEYGDRVLRSYEGKIEWLLKDEKKLEEYRDRIRAKYWSPVYGAGFNLYPPHLQG